GGCACAACAGGATTGCTCGATTCCGCGTTCGGTCCGCGCGGCACAGCCATTCCAGAACGAGCCGAGGTGTGCGGTGTGCTGACCGGCTTTGCGGTGAAAAGAGGCGTCGATGGCCAGAACGCACAGTGGGCTGATCAGCCCACTCTCGATTGCTGTACTGACAGTCGCCTGGTGTAACGCGCCCCACGGAATGGCCCCATCGTCACTTCGGTGCAGCCAACGACGAATCGTACTCTCCGAGCAGGCTGCATACCGGGAGAGATTCAGGGCGTTCAGCCGTCCAGGAACAGCGAGAAAAACGCTGAGCAGCACGGTCAGGAAATTCCGCTGCGTCTTGCGCAGCGGGACCGCGCTGAGAACGTACTGTAGGATGGCCATCAGACCCATTGGAAGCGGTGATTTCACAGCTCCATTTTCAATGGGTCTTTCCTTTTGGGCTCAAAACTGCACGAACCATTGCTGAACGCCCCCTCACCCCTTTGCTTCGCAAAGGCCCTCTCCCACAAGGGGAGAGGGTAGAAAAAGCATTTACTCCGAAAGCTGCACCACCGTCCGCGTCGGGTCGGCTTCGATTTCAGGCTGGGTAAAGGGCAGTTTGACCCACTCACTGCGCGAGAACAGCCGCGTCTGGTCGCTGAAGTAGGGCGACTCGGGATTGCTCGACTGGCTGTAGGTCAGCACGGCTTCGGCCTGGACGCCGCTGTCGGTGAAGCCCACCGTCTGGATATAGCTGCTCGCGTTGCCGACGACGCCCCGGTAGCCACCCGGAGCGAGCGGGTTGAAGTCGATTTTGTCGAGCACGCCCTCGAACTCGGCGCCGCCGGGGAGCGAGATGAAGTCGCCGCCGCGCACCACGCCCTGCACCTCGCCCAGCGGGGCGTCGAAGGGAATGCCAGCGGCAGTCAGGGCGGCGGCGGCTTCCCGCAGAGCCCCCAGCAAGGCCGTCTGGGCAGCGGGGTCCGCCGTGTTCAGGCCGCGCGGCGTGTTCACCGGGTCGGCGGGGTCGAAGGGCACCGCGTAGACGTTGGGAATCGCCCGCGCCCGGCGCCAGAATTCGCGCCAGAGGGCCGCGCCCCGGCTTTCCTGCGAGCTGCGGCGGTCCCAGGCCGCGAGCGCGTTGCAGGCGGGTTGCAGCTCGGCGCCGCCTGCCGACTGGCACAGCTTGGCCGCGTCGGCAGCGTACATTTCGCCCGTGAGATTGCTCTCGCGCAGCAAGGTCGCCTGCAAGGTCGGAATGTCGAAGGTCCGGCCCGGCAGGCCATCCGTGCCGCTCAGGCGCCGCCCGATTTCCAGCAGGCCCATGCGGGTACGCGGCGACTGCGGGGCGTTGACCTCGCCGACAAGCGGGTCGAGGCCGGTTTGCGGCGCGGCGGGGTTGGCGAGCCACGCGCTGTTGTTGGAGTTGGCGACGAAATCCTGGCGAATCAACACCGGCATCTTGTCCGGCGCCCGCAGCCCCGGCACCCGCGAGGCAGGGTCGGTTTTCCAGTCGCAGGCCGAGTGGCTGCCGTCGAGCACGGCCAGCCCCGCCGCCGGAAACAGCGGCGCGAGCGGCGGAGGCGTGCAGGCCTGCTGCTGCGCCGCCGACACGTTGGGCGAACTGGAAATGTCGGCGTAGAGCGCGCTGCCCGCCCGGTCCGCCGCGATGGTGTTGACCCAGGGAATGCCCTGCACGTTCAGCGAGGCGCGGATGTCCCGCACGCTCTTGGCCCCGGCGAACCCCAGCCAGGTGGCGAGCATCCGGGTGTTGTTGCGGTTGGCGTCGCGCAGCGCGAAGGCGTACTGCGGTGTCCAGGTCAGCCCGGCGGCGGGCAGGTTGACGAGCGGCCCCTCGGGCGTGAAATACACCGTGCGGGTGTGCAGGCGCGGACCGTTGGCCGTCTTGACCTCGATGACAGCGGTGCGGCGTTGCAGTCGGCGTTGCTGGCCGTCCTTGACATAGCTCAGCGGGTCACCGGGCACCAGCGTGAGCGCCGCGAGGGTAAAGCGCTTGTCGGTGGACACGGTGTGCGTCCAGGCCACGTCCTGATTGAAGCCGATGTTGACGACCGGCATCCCGCCCAGGCTGGCGCCCATCACGTCGAACTGGCCCGGCAGGGTGAGGTGCAGTTGGTAAAAGCGGTTCGACGTTTCCCAGGGAAAATGCGGGTTGCCGAGCAGCAGGCCGCGTCCGTTCGTCGTCGCCTCGCTCCCGAAGGCCCAGCCGTTGCTGCCGATGGGCAGGTCGTTGAAGCGGTACTGCCGGTTGAAGGCGGCGAGGTCAGGACGCGGCGCCGCCGTGCTGGCCCCCGCCTGAGGAGGCCGGGCGCTGGTAATGGCGCTCACCATGGCCCCGGCGCTCGCCTGAATGGCCTTCTCTTCCCCGAGGCGCATCACGTCGAGTTCGGTCAGGGGCCGCACCCAGTCGGCGTTCCGGCAGGCCGAGGGCCACTGCTCCGGCGGCGTGTCGCGCAGGTAGCGGTTGACGCCCGCCACGTAGCCGCGCATCAGCGCGAGAATCTGCGGCTGGTCGCGGTAGCCCGCCTGCAAGCGGCCCGGCTCGATGACGGTCTTGAAAAACACGTCGCTGTCGAGGTTGTTTACCGGCTGAAAGCCCACCACCGTCTTGCCCTCGGCCCCCAGAAACTTGGAGCGCTCGCCGCGCACGGTCATGACCTGGTCGGCGAGCAGACAGAGGTTGTCCTGCGCGTAGCTGTAGCCCACGCCGTAGCCGATGCCGCCGAGGTCGGACGCCTGAATATGCGGAATCCCGTGGGCGGTGCGCTGAATCTGAACCTGATAGGTCTGGGCGCTCGCCGCCCCGCCGAGCATGAGGGGGCCGAGCAGCAGAGAGCCGAGCAGCAAACGCGCGGGAAGCGAGACGGAAGAAAAGGGGGAACGCGACATGGAAGCCTCCGGGAAAAAGAAAAGGGCAAGGCACGGCCCGTGGGGACCGCGACACTGAACTAGAAATGGACGGGCGGCAGTCTACCCCCAGCGGCGCCGGGAGAGGGCAAATGGCCGTCAATAAATCGCTGTTAGAGCATTTGACAGAATGATCTGGTCTGTCTTTGACCCTCTACCTTGATGGGACTCGGAGAGCTGCACCGCAGAGAGGGCCTTGCGAAGCAAGGGGTGCAGGTGTCTTTTTCTGTCAAATGCTCTAAAGCAGAGGGGAACACGCAGCGGTCACGTGCTCCCCTCTCCAACAGGCTGCCAATCCCCGTTTTTCTTCCGCTCAGCGGTCGCCGCGCAAGTCGGTGACGCGGCGCAGCTTGCCGCCCTCACTGCGGGGGAGGCTGCCGGGTACGTGCAGTTCGCAGCGCACCGTCACGCCCACCTGGGCCTTGATCTGGCGCTCGATTTCCTGGCGCAGGGCGGCGCTTTCGCTCAGGGCTTCGATTTGCAGCGTCAGGTCGTCCATGATGCCGGTGCGGGTCAAGATGACGTGGTAGTGCGGGCTGGCCTGGCCCATGCCGAGCAGCACCGCTTCGAGCTGCGTGGGGTACACGTTGACCCCGCGCAGGATAATCAGGTCGTCCGAGCGGCCCCGGATCTGGTCCATGCGGCGCATGGTGCGCCCGGTGCCGTTTTGGGCGGGCAGCAGCCGGGTAATGTCGCCGGTCCAGTAGCGCAGCACCGGCAACGCGGTGCGGGTCATGCTGCTCAGAACGAGCACGCCCCACTCGCCGTCGGGCAGCACTTCGCCGGTGTCGGGGTCCAGAATCTCGGGGTAGAAGTGGTCTTCCCAGAGGTAACTGCCCCGCTGCTCGCTCACGTCCTCGTTGCTCACGCCGGGGCCGATGATTTCGGACAGGCCGTAGATGTTGGTCGCCTTCACGCCCAGCCGGGCTTCGACCTCGGTGCGGGTCTTGTTGGACCACGGCTCGGCGCCCAGCACCGCGTATTGCAGCGAGATGTCTTCCGGGCGCATCCCGCAGCGGCCCAGCGCCTCGGCCAGCACCAGCGCGTAGCTCGGCGTGCAGGCGATGATCTGCGGTTCGAGGTCCTGAATAAGCTGCACCTGCTTCTCGGTGCCCCCGCCCGAAATGGGCACGGTGCACATGCCCAGCCGCTCGGCGCCGCCGTGGGTGCCCAGGCCGCCGGTAAACAGGCCGTAGCCGTAGGCGTTGTGGAACGTCATGCCGGGGCGCCCGCCCGCCGCGTAGAGGCTGCGCGCCACCACGTCGGAAAAGACGTTCAGGTCGTTGGCATCATAGGCCACCACGGTCGGTTTACCCGTGGTGCCGCTGCTCGCGTGGATGCGGCGCAGTTGGTCGCGGTCCGTCGCCAGCAGCCCCAGCGGATAGTTTTCGCGCAGGTCGCTCTTGCGGGTCAGCGGAAAGCGGGCGAGGTCGTCGAGCGTCTGTAGGTCGTCCGGGCGCACGCCCAGGGCATCGAATTTGGCGCGGTAGGCGGGCACGCGCTCGTATTGCCGCGCCACCATGACTTGCAGTTGCGCGAGTTGCAGCGCGCGGAGCTGGGGCAGGGGCAGGGCCTCACGTTCAGGTTGAAACAAGGAAAGAACACCTCCGGGACGGTCCAGCAGGACCAGACAACAGAATCTGAATTGAGACTTGTCCCGAATTGTAAACCCCTAACGAACGTTTGGTTGGTTGTTGCCCAGAGGAGTGCCGCCCGCTCTCCGCCAGCCATAAAAAATCCCCCCGATGTGGGGGGGCCAGAGAAAACTGAAGCGGCGGTTCAACCCGAGCTGCGGGCCAGCCGTTCTTCAAGCCACGTCACCGAAGGCTGCGCGTTCATGGTGCGGGCGGCGTCGAGGGCGCTGGTGCCCGCGCTGTCCCGCGCTTGTAGGTCGGCGCCTCGCTCCAGCAGCAACTCCAGAATGTCGAGCCGGGCAAACATCGCCGCGAACATCAGGGCGGTGCGGCCCGTCGGCCCGCGGCTTTCCACGTCTACACCGTGGTCGAGCAGCAGTTGCACCATCGGCAGCTCGCCCTTGAAGGCGGCGGCTTGCAGCGGCGTCTGGCCCATGTCGTTGGCGATAGAGGCGTCGGCGCCGCGTTCGAGCAGCAGCCGAGTCGCGTCGAGATGGCTGTGGTAGACAGCGAGCATCAGCAGGGTGTCACCCTTCTGATTGCGGACATTGAGCGGCAGGCCCTGGTCGAGCATCACGCGCAGTTCGGCGGCGTCGCCGGCACGGGCGACTTCAAAAGCGCGTTGCAAAAATTCGAGCACCTGACGGTCGAGGTCTGTGGGCGCAGAAGATGAGGTCATCGGAAACACGTCCTTGGGGGCTTAGCGCTTGGGCGCGGGGCGGTAGAGCTGCACGAACGCTTCACCGCGCGGCACCGGACGGCTGCCCAGCACGCGGCGCACGTCGGCGTCGGCGGGGAGGGGGGTCACCTCGCCCTTGCCGGCCACCTTGAGGTAAGGCGCGAGCGCGGGCGCGGTGTCGGCCATCTGGCGGAAGCTGGCAGCGGGCAGCGTGTCGCGGAAGGGACCGTACCCGCTGAGCTGCGAGAGCAGGGTGAGGTGCTGCGCCTCGCTGGCGGCGATCTGGGCCATCGTCGCGGCGAGTTCGGGCTGCGCGGCGGCGAGCTGGTGGGCCGCGCCGAGGTAAGCGCTGGTCGAAATCTGCTCGAGCTTGAGCGCGGTGTCGGCAAAGACGCCCGCGTCAGTCAGCAGCCGCGCCGGGAGGGCAAACGACGCCGTGAGCGGGCGGCCCCCCAGCGAGCACAGCAGTTCGAGGTGATGCGACTCGGCGGCGAGCACGCCGCGCAGGTCGTCGGCGGTTTCGGGGGTCAGCATGAAGCTGGCGTGACTGAGCACCTGAAAGTACAGGGTGACAGACAGCGCCTCGGCGGTGGCCGCGAGGTCGAGCACGGAACTCTGCTTGCCGACGGGCGCCCCGGCGCCGCCCAGGCCGAAAGCGTCACTGAAACTCGCGGCGACGGCGGTTCCGGCGAGGCCGCGCAGGAAGGTACGGCGACTGCCTTCGTGGGGTCTGCCTGTCTTGAGATCATCGGTCATGGTGGGGTTCCTCGTGAAGATGAACGGGGGGCCGGGCCAGCCCAAACGCTCTGTGCCCGGCCCCTGCTCGTGAGACTCAGAGCAGTCCTCCGAATTCCGTGGTGGGAGGAAAAGCGCCCCACACCACTC
The nucleotide sequence above comes from Deinococcus radiodurans R1 = ATCC 13939 = DSM 20539. Encoded proteins:
- the qqaR gene encoding N-acyl homoserine lactone acylase QqaR is translated as MSRSPFSSVSLPARLLLGSLLLGPLMLGGAASAQTYQVQIQRTAHGIPHIQASDLGGIGYGVGYSYAQDNLCLLADQVMTVRGERSKFLGAEGKTVVGFQPVNNLDSDVFFKTVIEPGRLQAGYRDQPQILALMRGYVAGVNRYLRDTPPEQWPSACRNADWVRPLTELDVMRLGEEKAIQASAGAMVSAITSARPPQAGASTAAPRPDLAAFNRQYRFNDLPIGSNGWAFGSEATTNGRGLLLGNPHFPWETSNRFYQLHLTLPGQFDVMGASLGGMPVVNIGFNQDVAWTHTVSTDKRFTLAALTLVPGDPLSYVKDGQQRRLQRRTAVIEVKTANGPRLHTRTVYFTPEGPLVNLPAAGLTWTPQYAFALRDANRNNTRMLATWLGFAGAKSVRDIRASLNVQGIPWVNTIAADRAGSALYADISSSPNVSAAQQQACTPPPLAPLFPAAGLAVLDGSHSACDWKTDPASRVPGLRAPDKMPVLIRQDFVANSNNSAWLANPAAPQTGLDPLVGEVNAPQSPRTRMGLLEIGRRLSGTDGLPGRTFDIPTLQATLLRESNLTGEMYAADAAKLCQSAGGAELQPACNALAAWDRRSSQESRGAALWREFWRRARAIPNVYAVPFDPADPVNTPRGLNTADPAAQTALLGALREAAAALTAAGIPFDAPLGEVQGVVRGGDFISLPGGAEFEGVLDKIDFNPLAPGGYRGVVGNASSYIQTVGFTDSGVQAEAVLTYSQSSNPESPYFSDQTRLFSRSEWVKLPFTQPEIEADPTRTVVQLSE
- the paaK gene encoding phenylacetate--CoA ligase PaaK, with product MFQPEREALPLPQLRALQLAQLQVMVARQYERVPAYRAKFDALGVRPDDLQTLDDLARFPLTRKSDLRENYPLGLLATDRDQLRRIHASSGTTGKPTVVAYDANDLNVFSDVVARSLYAAGGRPGMTFHNAYGYGLFTGGLGTHGGAERLGMCTVPISGGGTEKQVQLIQDLEPQIIACTPSYALVLAEALGRCGMRPEDISLQYAVLGAEPWSNKTRTEVEARLGVKATNIYGLSEIIGPGVSNEDVSEQRGSYLWEDHFYPEILDPDTGEVLPDGEWGVLVLSSMTRTALPVLRYWTGDITRLLPAQNGTGRTMRRMDQIRGRSDDLIILRGVNVYPTQLEAVLLGMGQASPHYHVILTRTGIMDDLTLQIEALSESAALRQEIERQIKAQVGVTVRCELHVPGSLPRSEGGKLRRVTDLRGDR
- a CDS encoding ankyrin repeat domain-containing protein, whose protein sequence is MTSSSAPTDLDRQVLEFLQRAFEVARAGDAAELRVMLDQGLPLNVRNQKGDTLLMLAVYHSHLDATRLLLERGADASIANDMGQTPLQAAAFKGELPMVQLLLDHGVDVESRGPTGRTALMFAAMFARLDILELLLERGADLQARDSAGTSALDAARTMNAQPSVTWLEERLARSSG
- a CDS encoding ferritin-like domain-containing protein, with the translated sequence MTDDLKTGRPHEGSRRTFLRGLAGTAVAASFSDAFGLGGAGAPVGKQSSVLDLAATAEALSVTLYFQVLSHASFMLTPETADDLRGVLAAESHHLELLCSLGGRPLTASFALPARLLTDAGVFADTALKLEQISTSAYLGAAHQLAAAQPELAATMAQIAASEAQHLTLLSQLSGYGPFRDTLPAASFRQMADTAPALAPYLKVAGKGEVTPLPADADVRRVLGSRPVPRGEAFVQLYRPAPKR